A single region of the Paraburkholderia sprentiae WSM5005 genome encodes:
- a CDS encoding sigma-54 dependent transcriptional regulator → MEPATRQLIYVSRDPSAELNTRFLQRGWHVEVVGSARDARRAVRTGSAAGGLLDLSSDFQPHEIAAFESCLTMPNVGWVAATTPGQLQDAALRRLVRDYCFDYVTVPYSGDRIVDSVGHAYGMISLSETASNDGSQGAEGEMVGSCDAMLALFRSIRKVAMTDAPVFISGESGTGKELTAVAIHERSARRNAPFVPINCGAIPPHLLQSELFGYERGAFTGANQRKIGRVEAANGGTLFLDEIGDLPLESQASLLRFLQERKVERLGGHTAIDVDVRIISATHVDMTAAMIEGRFRSDLYHRLCVLQIDEPPLRARGKDIELLARHMLERFKKDASRRLRGFAPDAIAALHNYGWPGNVRELINRVRRAIVMSEGRAITARDLELAEYVEIVPVSLAQAREAAERQAIELALLRHRGRLGDAAQELGISRVTLYRLLCSHGMRHMEGEPMSAPHRELPASVQHL, encoded by the coding sequence ATGGAACCCGCAACGCGGCAACTGATTTACGTTTCGCGCGACCCCAGCGCGGAACTGAATACGCGTTTTCTGCAGCGCGGCTGGCATGTCGAAGTCGTGGGATCGGCGCGCGATGCGCGCCGGGCAGTGCGCACCGGCTCGGCTGCTGGAGGCCTGCTCGATCTGTCCAGTGATTTCCAGCCGCACGAAATCGCCGCCTTTGAGTCCTGTTTGACGATGCCGAACGTCGGCTGGGTCGCCGCCACCACGCCTGGCCAGCTGCAAGACGCCGCTTTGCGCCGGCTGGTGCGCGACTACTGTTTCGATTACGTGACGGTGCCCTATTCGGGCGACCGTATCGTCGATTCTGTCGGTCATGCATACGGCATGATCTCGTTGAGCGAAACCGCGTCGAACGACGGCTCGCAGGGCGCCGAGGGCGAGATGGTCGGCTCGTGCGACGCGATGCTTGCGCTGTTCCGTTCCATCCGCAAGGTCGCGATGACCGACGCGCCGGTGTTCATCTCCGGCGAATCGGGCACCGGCAAGGAGCTGACGGCGGTTGCCATTCACGAACGCTCGGCGCGGCGCAACGCGCCGTTCGTGCCGATCAATTGCGGCGCGATTCCGCCGCATCTGCTGCAATCGGAACTGTTCGGCTACGAGCGCGGTGCGTTCACCGGCGCGAACCAGCGCAAGATCGGCCGGGTCGAGGCGGCCAACGGCGGTACCTTGTTTCTCGACGAAATCGGCGATCTGCCGCTAGAGAGTCAGGCGAGCCTGTTGCGGTTCCTGCAGGAGCGCAAGGTCGAGCGGCTCGGCGGGCATACCGCGATCGACGTCGACGTGCGGATCATTTCGGCCACCCACGTGGACATGACCGCGGCGATGATCGAGGGGCGCTTCCGTTCTGACCTGTATCACCGCCTCTGCGTGCTGCAGATCGACGAGCCGCCGCTGCGCGCGCGCGGCAAGGACATCGAGCTGCTCGCGCGGCACATGCTCGAACGTTTCAAGAAGGATGCGAGCCGTCGGCTGCGCGGCTTCGCGCCCGATGCGATCGCCGCGCTCCATAACTACGGCTGGCCGGGCAACGTGCGCGAGCTGATCAACCGGGTGCGGCGCGCGATCGTCATGTCGGAGGGGCGCGCGATCACCGCGCGCGACCTCGAACTGGCCGAATATGTCGAGATCGTGCCGGTGTCGCTCGCGCAGGCGCGCGAAGCGGCCGAACGTCAGGCGATCGAGCTTGCGTTGCTGCGGCATCGCGGGCGGCTCGGAGACGCGGCGCAGGAACTGGGTATCTCGCGGGTGACGCTGTACCGGCTGCTGTGCTCGCACGGCATGCGTCATATGGAAGGCGAGCCGATGTCGGCGCCGCACCGCGAATTGCCGGCGTCGGTGCAGCACTTGTAA
- a CDS encoding serine-rich family protein, which translates to MKRTLIAAAVLVTASGSVLAASPKAYLFNSTAVGEMIGVEGLVGLFGCVHVSSTAGAVINNDQSVNVNASLVPQAQTYTTGAVTTTLNNSRTSVRGAGTAFAFTTQNHTSSSSSSQGFEASGGYAYGSHSASLTGGGYETSQQAAGIAGSFSHTSQNSGGHLSAGGSIGGSYTYQDHNALSHGSGSFSARGGLQAGYRESSYSNSSGVAGGFEASEASGQHRTWGFSASEGSGYAMVGEHSSGYSRSRASSTDSYRAAWGVDAGMSSTDVTTRGSITQHIDNQAAGTLTATTGASAANNVSGNLGINIAEGISNAQSNDVALASVDIGNVFGNAQDFNTQSSSGNARINNFNLNASVGNGSLSGVTGNVGVNIASGIGNVQNNSLAGAVTTTNPREALTTAMNATDSNAQTAGMTVHGQFQGTASLGANTLYGASGNIGVNIAGGAGNLQHNGLAIAALNSGK; encoded by the coding sequence ATGAAGCGCACTCTTATTGCAGCAGCCGTGCTCGTTACGGCATCGGGCAGCGTGCTCGCCGCATCGCCGAAGGCCTACCTGTTCAACTCGACGGCCGTCGGCGAGATGATCGGTGTCGAAGGCTTGGTCGGACTGTTCGGCTGTGTGCACGTGTCCAGCACGGCAGGCGCGGTGATCAACAACGACCAGTCGGTCAATGTGAACGCATCGCTCGTTCCGCAGGCGCAGACCTACACCACCGGCGCCGTGACCACGACCCTCAACAACAGCAGGACGTCGGTCAGGGGCGCAGGCACGGCATTCGCGTTCACGACGCAAAACCATACGTCGTCGAGCTCCAGCTCGCAGGGCTTCGAAGCCTCCGGCGGCTACGCGTACGGCAGCCACAGCGCGAGCCTGACGGGCGGCGGCTATGAAACGAGCCAGCAGGCAGCCGGCATCGCGGGCAGCTTCTCGCACACGAGCCAGAACTCGGGCGGCCATCTGTCGGCGGGCGGTTCGATCGGCGGCAGCTACACCTATCAGGACCATAACGCGCTCTCGCACGGCAGCGGCTCGTTCAGCGCCCGCGGCGGCCTGCAGGCCGGGTATCGCGAATCGAGCTACTCGAATTCGTCGGGCGTCGCCGGCGGCTTCGAAGCGAGCGAGGCGTCCGGACAACACCGTACGTGGGGCTTCAGCGCGAGCGAAGGCTCCGGCTATGCGATGGTCGGCGAGCACTCGTCGGGCTACTCGCGCAGCCGCGCGTCGTCGACCGACTCGTATCGCGCCGCATGGGGCGTCGACGCGGGCATGTCGAGCACCGACGTGACGACCCGCGGTTCGATCACGCAACACATCGACAACCAGGCGGCCGGCACGCTGACCGCCACGACTGGCGCGAGCGCGGCCAACAACGTGTCGGGCAACCTCGGCATCAACATCGCCGAAGGCATCAGCAACGCGCAGAGCAACGATGTGGCGCTCGCTTCGGTAGACATCGGCAACGTGTTCGGCAATGCGCAGGACTTCAACACGCAATCGTCGAGCGGCAACGCCCGGATCAATAACTTCAATCTGAACGCGTCGGTCGGCAACGGCTCGCTGTCGGGGGTGACGGGCAATGTCGGCGTCAACATCGCTTCGGGCATCGGCAACGTGCAGAACAACAGCCTCGCCGGCGCAGTGACGACGACCAACCCGCGCGAAGCGCTGACGACCGCGATGAATGCCACCGACAGCAACGCGCAAACCGCCGGCATGACGGTGCACGGGCAGTTCCAGGGCACGGCCAGCCTCGGCGCGAACACGTTGTACGGCGCGTCCGGCAACATCGGCGTGAACATTGCTGGCGGCGCGGGCAACCTGCAGCACAACGGCCTTGCCATCGCGGCGCTGAACAGCGGCAAGTAA
- a CDS encoding C39 family peptidase — protein sequence MTGFKGFPALPFAVALAGCALCADHAAAQSRIDTSTFVGVPLTKTVRSMKDLRYNHIVNQQFDYSCGAAALATLLKYGYGIDIPETELIGRMMAFSTPEVVVSNGFSMLDMKHFVQTIGLRGRGFRVNVDALHHLQIPVMVLMNIDGYEHFVLVKHAQDGRVFIADPALGNRIVLEEDFAKTWNGLVFAVLGKPFREDSPLLQDNESLALKLRAAALAAGTAATPFFEYGLNKADMF from the coding sequence ATGACCGGGTTCAAGGGGTTCCCGGCGCTACCGTTCGCGGTAGCGCTGGCAGGTTGCGCGCTGTGCGCGGATCACGCCGCCGCACAGTCGCGCATCGACACGTCCACTTTCGTCGGCGTGCCGTTGACGAAGACCGTCCGTTCGATGAAGGACCTGCGCTACAACCACATCGTCAATCAGCAGTTCGACTACAGCTGCGGCGCGGCGGCGCTCGCCACCCTCCTGAAGTACGGCTACGGCATCGATATTCCGGAGACCGAATTGATCGGCCGGATGATGGCCTTCTCGACGCCCGAAGTCGTCGTCAGCAACGGCTTTTCGATGCTCGACATGAAGCACTTCGTCCAGACCATCGGACTGCGCGGCCGCGGCTTTCGCGTCAACGTCGACGCGCTCCACCATCTGCAGATCCCCGTGATGGTCCTGATGAACATCGACGGCTACGAGCATTTCGTGCTCGTCAAGCATGCGCAGGACGGCCGCGTGTTCATCGCGGACCCGGCGCTCGGCAATCGCATCGTGCTCGAAGAGGACTTCGCGAAGACCTGGAACGGTCTCGTGTTCGCGGTCCTCGGCAAACCCTTCAGGGAGGATTCACCGCTGTTGCAAGACAACGAGTCGCTCGCGCTGAAGCTGCGCGCCGCTGCACTGGCGGCCGGCACCGCCGCGACTCCCTTTTTCGAGTACGGCTTGAACAAGGCAGACATGTTCTGA
- a CDS encoding sigma-54 dependent transcriptional regulator, which yields MTRETSVATAGPQLSLALPKQRAAVRGVERQLLYVAHTPDETLIAHLKSRGWPVAVARSAHELGRLVKPDIACAGVVDLASFAPRDIGGLEASLRQQQVGWIALATDERLNDPLVRRLVRHYCFDFVKPPVAHATIDYLAGHAFGMVTLCDPELTPPASEAGDEEMVGTCEAIQQLFRTIRKVANTDASVFIAGESGTGKELTALAIHERSPRRKAPFMPINCGAIPPHLLQSELFGYERGAFTGANQRKIGRVEAANGGTLFLDEIGDLPLESQASLLRFLQEGKIERLGGRESIPVDVRIISATHVDLDSAMREGQFRADLFHRLCVLRVDAPPLRARGRDIEILAYHILRKFKTDNARKIRGFTPSAIEALYNYSWPGNVRELINRVRRAIVMAENKLISADDLDLAQYAEQQTTTLSEAREAAEKRAIETALLRHRHRLNEAAADLNISRVTLYRLMGVHGLRDQGGADDNGAPAADGPAQG from the coding sequence ATGACCCGTGAGACTTCCGTCGCGACAGCGGGACCGCAGCTGTCGCTCGCGCTGCCGAAGCAGCGCGCCGCGGTGCGCGGCGTCGAGCGACAGCTGCTGTACGTCGCGCATACGCCCGACGAAACGCTGATCGCGCATCTGAAAAGCCGTGGCTGGCCGGTCGCGGTCGCGCGCTCGGCGCACGAACTCGGGCGGCTCGTGAAGCCCGACATCGCGTGCGCGGGCGTCGTCGATCTGGCGAGCTTCGCGCCGCGCGACATCGGCGGGCTGGAGGCGAGCCTGCGTCAGCAGCAGGTCGGCTGGATCGCGCTCGCGACCGACGAGCGGCTCAACGATCCGCTCGTGCGACGCCTCGTGCGCCACTACTGCTTCGACTTCGTGAAGCCGCCCGTCGCGCACGCGACGATCGACTATCTGGCCGGCCACGCGTTCGGCATGGTCACGCTGTGCGACCCGGAACTCACGCCGCCCGCCAGCGAAGCGGGCGACGAGGAAATGGTCGGCACCTGCGAGGCGATACAGCAGCTCTTTCGCACCATCCGCAAGGTCGCGAACACCGACGCAAGCGTGTTCATCGCGGGCGAATCGGGCACCGGCAAGGAGCTCACCGCGCTTGCGATCCACGAGCGCTCGCCGCGCCGCAAGGCGCCCTTCATGCCGATCAACTGCGGCGCGATTCCGCCGCATCTTCTGCAATCGGAACTGTTCGGCTACGAGCGCGGCGCGTTCACCGGCGCGAACCAGCGCAAGATCGGCCGGGTCGAGGCGGCCAACGGCGGCACGCTCTTTCTCGACGAGATCGGCGATCTGCCCCTCGAGAGCCAGGCGAGCCTGCTGCGCTTTTTGCAGGAAGGCAAGATCGAGCGGCTCGGCGGGCGCGAATCGATTCCGGTCGACGTGCGCATCATCTCGGCGACTCACGTCGATCTCGACAGCGCAATGCGCGAAGGCCAGTTCCGCGCCGACCTGTTTCATCGCCTGTGCGTGCTGCGCGTCGACGCGCCGCCGCTGCGCGCGCGCGGCCGGGACATCGAGATTCTCGCGTATCACATCCTGCGCAAGTTCAAGACCGACAACGCGCGCAAGATTCGCGGCTTCACGCCGTCGGCGATCGAGGCGCTCTACAACTACAGTTGGCCCGGCAACGTGCGCGAGTTGATCAACCGCGTGCGCCGCGCGATCGTGATGGCCGAGAACAAGCTGATCTCCGCCGACGATCTCGACCTCGCGCAGTACGCCGAGCAGCAGACGACGACGCTCAGCGAAGCGCGCGAAGCCGCCGAGAAACGCGCGATCGAGACGGCGCTGCTGCGCCATCGGCACCGCTTGAACGAGGCGGCGGCGGATCTGAACATTTCACGGGTGACGCTGTATCGGCTGATGGGCGTGCATGGCTTGCGCGACCAGGGTGGCGCCGACGACAACGGAGCGCCCGCCGCGGACGGGCCGGCGCAGGGGTGA
- a CDS encoding dihydrofolate reductase — protein MTTLTLIVARASNGVIGRDNQLPWRLPEDLAFFKRTTMGAPIIMGRKTHESIGRPLPGRRNIVVTRDAARRFQGCDTATNLDDALALAAQDQAPQAFLIGGAELYDEGLRHADKLIVTEIAADFDGDATFPAIDRHAWEEIAREAHHSNAPNDFDYAFVTYQRKDV, from the coding sequence ATGACGACGCTCACCCTGATCGTCGCTCGCGCCAGCAACGGCGTGATCGGCCGCGACAACCAGTTGCCCTGGCGACTACCCGAAGACCTCGCGTTCTTCAAGCGCACGACGATGGGCGCGCCCATCATCATGGGCCGCAAGACCCACGAATCGATCGGCCGGCCGCTGCCGGGACGCCGCAACATCGTCGTCACGCGCGATGCCGCGCGGCGCTTCCAGGGCTGCGACACCGCGACCAACCTCGACGACGCGCTCGCGCTCGCCGCGCAGGATCAGGCGCCGCAGGCGTTTCTGATCGGCGGCGCGGAACTGTACGACGAAGGGCTGCGCCACGCGGACAAGCTGATCGTCACGGAAATCGCCGCCGACTTCGACGGCGATGCGACCTTCCCCGCGATCGATCGGCACGCATGGGAAGAAATTGCGCGCGAGGCGCATCATTCGAACGCGCCGAACGACTTCGATTACGCATTCGTCACGTATCAGCGCAAGGACGTCTGA
- the pmbA gene encoding metalloprotease PmbA yields MAADMDVKQRFFPHTQDELKAIASDILRHAKALGGSDAATEISEGDGLSVSVRRGEVETIEHNRDKMVGVTVFIGNKRGNASTSDFSPQALKDTVAAAYNIARFTAEDDCAGLAEAELLETAPRDLDLYHPWNLSADEAVEIARRAEDAAFATDPQIKNSEGASVSAQHSQFVLATSRGFLAGYPYSRHYIACAPIAGSGRNMQRDDWYTSTRSADDLADPEAVGRYAAQRALARIGARGLDTRKVPVLFEAPLAAGLLGAFVQATSGGALYRKTSFLVDSLGKPVFAPHVQVVEDPHVVRAMGSAPFDEEGVRTRQRSVVKDGVVEGYFLSTYSARKLGMKTTGNAGGSHNLSLLSSNTRAEDDFEAMLKKLGTGLLLTELMGQGVNYVTGDYSRGASGFWVENGKIQYPVEEITVASTLQEMFRHIVAIGADTITRGTKQTGSVLIERMTIAGQ; encoded by the coding sequence ATGGCAGCAGACATGGACGTCAAGCAGCGCTTTTTTCCGCATACCCAGGATGAGCTGAAGGCAATCGCCTCGGACATCCTCCGTCACGCGAAAGCGCTCGGCGGCAGCGACGCCGCGACCGAGATCTCCGAGGGCGACGGCCTGTCCGTCTCCGTGCGGCGCGGCGAAGTCGAGACCATCGAGCACAACCGCGACAAGATGGTCGGCGTGACGGTGTTCATCGGCAACAAACGCGGCAATGCGAGCACCTCGGACTTCTCGCCGCAGGCATTGAAGGACACGGTCGCTGCCGCCTACAACATCGCGCGCTTCACCGCCGAAGACGATTGCGCGGGCCTCGCCGAAGCCGAGCTGCTCGAAACCGCGCCGCGCGACCTCGATCTGTATCACCCGTGGAATCTGTCCGCCGACGAAGCGGTCGAAATCGCGCGCCGCGCCGAAGACGCCGCCTTCGCGACCGATCCGCAGATCAAGAACTCCGAAGGCGCGAGCGTGTCGGCGCAGCACTCGCAGTTCGTGCTGGCGACCTCGCGTGGCTTCCTCGCCGGCTATCCGTATTCGCGCCACTACATCGCGTGCGCGCCGATCGCCGGGAGCGGCCGCAACATGCAGCGCGACGATTGGTACACGTCGACGCGCAGCGCCGACGACCTCGCCGATCCCGAAGCCGTCGGCCGTTACGCGGCGCAGCGCGCGCTCGCGCGGATCGGTGCGCGCGGCCTCGACACGCGCAAGGTGCCGGTGCTGTTCGAGGCGCCGCTCGCGGCGGGCCTGCTCGGCGCGTTCGTGCAGGCGACGAGCGGCGGTGCGCTGTATCGCAAGACCTCGTTTCTGGTCGACAGCCTCGGCAAGCCGGTGTTCGCGCCACATGTGCAGGTGGTCGAAGATCCGCACGTCGTGCGCGCGATGGGCAGCGCGCCGTTCGACGAGGAAGGCGTGCGCACCCGCCAGCGCTCGGTCGTGAAGGACGGCGTCGTCGAGGGCTACTTCCTGTCGACGTATTCGGCGCGCAAGCTCGGCATGAAGACCACCGGCAACGCGGGCGGCTCGCACAACCTGTCGCTGCTCAGTTCGAACACGCGCGCCGAGGACGACTTCGAGGCGATGCTGAAGAAGCTCGGCACCGGTCTGCTGCTGACCGAGCTGATGGGGCAGGGCGTCAACTACGTGACGGGCGACTATTCGCGCGGCGCATCGGGCTTCTGGGTCGAGAACGGCAAGATCCAGTATCCGGTCGAGGAGATCACCGTCGCGAGCACGCTGCAGGAGATGTTCCGCCATATCGTCGCGATCGGTGCCGATACGATCACGCGCGGCACCAAGCAGACCGGCTCGGTGCTGATCGAGCGGATGACGATCGCGGGACAGTGA
- the yjgA gene encoding ribosome biogenesis factor YjgA — protein MTRKTRIQPIESVVTEVDENGYDRPSKSQLKRDMQALQDLGAALVALPKDALKRMPMTDKLDDAVREARRITDHEGKRRQIQYVGRVMRSLLDSETAALRTALDTYNGVNKSETAKLHWIERTREKLLADDAALTEFIRQHPSADPRQGRTLIRNARKEAEQSKPPRYFRELFQWIKNAAGTDDEAEDAHGADLAAEDDDDDRDA, from the coding sequence ATGACACGCAAAACCCGCATTCAACCGATCGAATCCGTCGTCACGGAAGTCGATGAAAACGGCTACGATCGCCCGAGCAAGTCCCAGCTCAAGCGCGACATGCAAGCGCTGCAGGATCTGGGCGCGGCGCTCGTCGCGCTGCCGAAAGACGCGCTCAAGCGCATGCCGATGACCGACAAGCTCGACGATGCGGTGCGCGAAGCGCGCCGCATCACCGACCACGAAGGCAAACGCCGCCAGATCCAATACGTCGGCCGCGTGATGCGCTCGCTGCTCGACAGCGAAACCGCCGCGCTGCGCACCGCGCTCGACACCTACAACGGCGTCAACAAGAGCGAGACGGCGAAGCTCCATTGGATCGAACGCACCCGCGAAAAGCTGCTAGCCGACGACGCCGCGCTGACCGAGTTCATCCGCCAGCACCCGAGCGCGGACCCGCGGCAGGGCCGCACGCTGATCCGCAACGCGCGCAAGGAAGCGGAGCAGAGCAAGCCGCCGCGCTATTTCCGCGAGCTGTTCCAGTGGATCAAGAACGCGGCCGGCACGGACGACGAAGCCGAAGACGCGCATGGCGCCGACCTCGCTGCGGAAGACGACGATGACGACCGCGACGCCTGA
- the mog gene encoding molybdopterin adenylyltransferase, with the protein MTTATPDQPKPRKHPDEIVIGLVSISDRASTGVYEDKGIPALREWLGAALTSPWQVVTRLIADDAPTISATLIELVDEVGCDLVLTTGGTGPSRRDVTPEATLAVATKEMPGFGEQMRQISLNFVPTAILSRQVAVIRETEGHAALIINLPGQPKSIRETLEGLRDDGVVKVPGIFAAVPYCIDLIGGPYVETNAEVVKAFRPKSAQRAPRQD; encoded by the coding sequence ATGACGACCGCGACGCCTGATCAACCTAAGCCACGTAAGCACCCCGACGAAATCGTGATCGGCCTCGTGTCGATCAGCGACCGTGCGTCGACCGGCGTCTACGAGGACAAGGGCATTCCCGCGCTGCGGGAGTGGCTCGGCGCGGCCTTGACGTCACCGTGGCAGGTCGTCACGCGGCTGATCGCCGACGACGCGCCCACCATTTCGGCGACGCTCATCGAACTGGTCGACGAAGTGGGCTGCGATCTGGTGCTCACGACCGGCGGCACCGGCCCGTCGCGCCGCGACGTGACGCCCGAGGCGACGCTCGCGGTCGCGACGAAGGAGATGCCCGGCTTCGGCGAGCAGATGCGGCAGATCAGCCTGAATTTCGTGCCGACCGCGATCTTGTCGCGCCAGGTCGCGGTGATCCGCGAAACCGAAGGGCACGCGGCGCTGATCATCAACCTGCCCGGCCAGCCGAAATCGATCAGGGAAACGCTGGAAGGCCTGCGCGATGACGGGGTGGTGAAGGTGCCGGGGATTTTCGCCGCGGTGCCCTACTGCATCGACCTGATCGGCGGGCCTTACGTGGAAACCAACGCCGAGGTGGTCAAGGCGTTCCGACCGAAGAGCGCGCAACGCGCACCGCGGCAGGACTGA
- the orn gene encoding oligoribonuclease — translation MTDILASTEQPPLVRSDMNLVWLDMEMTGLEPDTDRIIEIAVVVTNSTLDRMVEGPVLAIHQSDETLAKMDEWNQNTHGRSGLIERVKASTVSEADATAQIREFLGQYVPPGKSPMCGNSICQDRRFMARWMPELESFFHYRNLDVSTLKELCRRWQPVIYKGFQKRAMHTALADIHESIDELKYYRQHFLVPSAPDAAASAQ, via the coding sequence CGCAGCGACATGAATCTCGTCTGGCTGGACATGGAAATGACCGGGCTGGAGCCCGATACCGACCGCATCATCGAGATCGCGGTGGTGGTGACGAATTCGACGCTCGACAGGATGGTCGAAGGTCCGGTGCTCGCGATTCATCAGAGCGATGAAACGCTCGCGAAGATGGACGAGTGGAACCAGAACACGCATGGCCGCTCGGGGCTGATCGAGCGCGTGAAGGCGTCGACGGTGAGCGAGGCTGACGCGACCGCGCAGATCCGCGAGTTCCTCGGCCAGTACGTGCCGCCGGGCAAGTCGCCGATGTGCGGCAACTCGATCTGTCAGGACCGCCGCTTCATGGCGCGCTGGATGCCAGAACTGGAGAGCTTCTTCCACTACCGCAACCTCGACGTGAGCACGCTGAAGGAACTGTGCCGGCGCTGGCAGCCGGTCATCTACAAGGGCTTCCAGAAGCGCGCGATGCACACGGCGCTGGCCGATATCCACGAGTCGATCGACGAACTCAAGTACTACCGCCAGCATTTCCTCGTGCCGTCGGCGCCGGATGCCGCCGCGAGCGCTCAATAA